GAAGTTGATCAACTTTTGAACAAGACTCATCTAGAAATGCATACAGCAGTACAATCAGATGGGCATTCACCAAAGTCTCTTAACAATACAACAATCAACCAACAGTTAAAATCTGGTTCAGATAATGTGCAAAGCAGTGGCACCCCCACTCAATCTAAGGGAAAGAAGAGATTGAGGAATGACCAAGACATGGAGCCAATCAAAGGTGACAAGGGCATAGAGCCTATGAAGTTCAACCAGGGAATTGAATCAATCAAGCGACAACATTCTTCCAAACTCAGTGATGGAGGAAGTGTTGTCACCATAAAGTCTGAGAACATTAAGGCAGAGATTAATAAAATGGCAGATAAAGGAGCGCTTGTATGCACGGAAGGAGTTGAGAATTTGGTTAGTTTAATGCAACTagataaaaaagagaaaaaaatagatttgGCTGCTCGGATAATGCTTACTGATGTCATTGCAGCCACAGAGAAATCTGATTTCCTTCATAAGTTTGTGCAACTCAAGGGAGTGCCTGTACTAGATGATTGGCTCCGGGAGGTTCACAAAGGAAAGAATGATAATGGTAGTAGTCCTCATGAAAGTGAAAATTTAGTTGAGGATGTTCTCTTGTCTCTACTTCGTGCACTTGAAAAGTTGCCTATAAACTTGAATACTCTGCAGACTTGTAACATTGGCAAGTCCGTGAACAATTTGCGCAGTTATAAGAACTTGGAAATCCAGAAGAAAGCTAGGGGTCTTGTTGACACTTGGAAGAAGCGGGTTGATGCTGAGATGTCAAAAGTAAATGATGGAAGATCTGTAGGATTTGGCCAACCAGTTTCATTGTCAGGCAAGGTAGGCCATTCTGATGTCAGTCAAACACAACATAAGCACACTGAATCAACTGATGGAGCTGCTAAATTGTTGAATACCCGATCCTCAGTGAGTAAGCTTCTGACTAGTAAGTCTGGAACCTTAGATTCTACTAAGTCAATTGTACCTGCTTCTGTTATTGTAAGCTCAAAGGATCCACAATGTAAAACAGTTGCAAGTAGTGAGGGTTCAGTATTGCCTCCTGTTGCAGTTAAAGAGGAAAAGATCAGTGTTTCAAATCAGTCTCGTAGCAATAACCAATCTTGTTTTAGTGATCAATCAAAATTGATGTCTTTACAGAAGGAAGAAACTAGGAGATCAGCCACTGAAGCTATGAATACTAGCAAGATAGGTAGCAATACTAATCGCAATCAAAGGTCAAGCAATGGGCTCCCTGTAACTGACATACCTGGAGATTGGAAGGAAGCTCATTCTGGTAGGTCTGAGCTGGTCAACAAGGTTGTGACAGCAGATAATGAATTAGAAACTGGACAGACATGCCAAAAGCCACTCAATGCCCCCATTGGTCATGGAAATATCAGTAGGTTGATTGTTAGGCTTCCTAACCCTGGCCAAAGACCGGGAAAGAGTGGCAGTGGAGTCCCAGTTGATGATCCATTGGTAATGGGCAGCAATCAGTTGCCTTCTGGTATGTCAGACAAACTAGATTTGAATGATGGTAGAATGAAGCAGAAGAGTGATCTTCCTCTTAATCATATCACTACATATGAAAATGCAGTGTCATGTCAAGGCAATGAGGCTGAAGAAGGATTAGTTGGAAATGGAGAAGTTAGCTCACCAATGGGTTCTGATGAAGAACATAGAAGAAATGTTGAAGTAACTGTAAATGTTGCAGATCCTGCTACAACTGCCTATTTGACATCTGGGAGTGAAAATGGAGCTTGCTCAACTGAACCAAGGACAATAAATTCTTATAGTTCTATGCATGCCTTGGTAGAAAGCTGTGCCAAATATTCTGAAGCTATCACTCCTTTGGTAGCTGGAGATGATGCAGGGATGAATCTACTAGCTACTGTTGCCACTGGGGAAATTTCCCAATTTAACATAATGACACAAATTGATTCAAATGGAACTCCACCTGCTGTGGAGGAACGGTGCAGCAGAAATGATGAATTTAGGTTATCTTGCCATGATGATATGGGTCAGAGGAATCTCCAATACCATGAATGTGTCAATGCTAATTCTGAGAAGCAAGGGAAGAAAGTTGGTAATACATTTGGTATAGATCTATTACAAACTGAAGATGCCAAGTTGACAAGTAGCAGTGCTAGTGATTCTCAACTGCAGAATAATAAACTAAATGGCCATCAAGCAACACAAAATGCTATTACCTGTATGAGTTCGCTTGATAATTATAATTCTATGAATGTAGAGGAAAAACCTGCAGTTGAAAGAATCAACAATGCTGCATATATACCAGCAGAAGTTGAGCAGGGCAATAGGGTTGGAACTGCTTCAATTGAAGATGAACAAACTACCGATGTGCAAGTTTCTGACACTTGTACTTATACTGAGCCTAAGTTTATGAGCCCATTGAAGGATGAAAATACATCACTTCATGATGATTATAAGAAGACTGAAGATAACAATGGGTGCACTTCTGATGCTAAAGTAGATGGTAAATGTGATATAGATGCCACCAATTCTGATACGAAAGTTGAAGTACCTCTTGTTCAGGAGGATATGTCAAGCCAAATAGTGGAGAAAGTATTAAGTGCTTCTATCTCAACTGAAAGCCTACAGAAAGCTCCATCCCCAGATGCCGTAGCTGAAAATACTGATTCCATTGTTTCATTTCCTGATGGTAATATTCCTTCTCCTATGGCTATTAATGAGTCCAAGATTTTGTGTTCTGATCCCACAAGAATCAACCCCATGGAGTTGTCCCATGAAGCAAAAGAGGACAATAGTATTCCCCCTCATAGCACTGATGAATCAGTAGTATCAGCTGCTATTTCTTTGGACACTGCTGAGATTGTTAGAGATTTAAAGGAGGTTAATGAGGATGGCCCAGTTGGAACAGCAAATCATGAAGTGACATCTACTTCTAAAATCAAGGAAACTGAGAATTCTGTGAAGTCCTCTAGAACATCTGGATTTGATGCAGAAGCTGGGGAAGGGGGTATTGCATCATCTGTGAACTGCTCTTCATCAAGTGTTACTGAACATGTCGTTGCCACTAGATTTGAACTTGATTTGAATGAAGTTATTCCTGCTGTTGAAGGGAATCAAGACCAACATGATATCTCCTCAACAATATGTTCATCAGCAAATCACTTGCCTAGCCTATCTCCCTTTTCAAGTCCCATATCCACTGATTTGCCTGCATCTTTTACTGTATCTTTACCAGCAAAAGGGCCTTTTATTCCTCATGAAATTTTGTTGAAGACCAAGGGTGAACTTGGATGGAAAGGCTCAGCAGCTACTAGTGCTTTCCGGCAAGCAGAGTCAAAGAAAATATCTGAAGTTCCTGATATTATCCCATCTAATGGTGTTGGAAAGAAGAGCCACTCTCTGCTAAATATCGACCTTAACATACCTGATGAGGAAGTTCTGCAGGCACCTTCTCAGAGCTCTATTCAAATGATGATGACTACTACTGATTATTATTCACCTTCAAGAACTGCTGCAGAAGCTGATCTTGATTTAAATAGAGTTGATGAGACGCTAGAAAATGATCACCGTTTGGCTAGCACCAGCGGTAGATTAGAGATGCTGCTGTTGCCCATGCAACCTGCATCTGGAGGACTACCCGCAGGCAAAGCTAATTTTCTCAGGAACTTTGATCTGAATGACAGACCAGACATTGATGAGCTTAGTACAGAAGCAGTAACTAGGAACCAACAAGATTCAAGGACTGTGCCAAATTTGTCTCATGTTACTTGTCGTAGAACAAATTCCAAGTCTGGTTATACTTTACCTTGGTGTGTTCCTCACTCTTATCCAGTTGTTGCTGTACCATCTCTTCTGCTTGATAGAGGAGATAAATCAAATCCGGTAGTTGCAACTGCAGAACCCCTGATGATTCCAGGTTCATTAAATGGTGTTAATCTTTGTAGCAATATTTATCGCAGTACATCTTTTTCACCATCACCAGCAACACTGGTTACTCCAGCTACATCATTTCCTTATGCAAACTCATCGTTTCCTCCTTCCACTTTTACACTAACTCCAGGGTCTTTTTCTGGTGGTTCAACATCTTATGTTGATACTTCTTATGGAGGTGGTTCTTGCTTCCCTGCTTATTCGTCATTATTTGTTGCTCCATCTAGTGCTGTTTCATCTAATTATCCAAATCCCTACATGACAAGCTTTCCAGAAGGTGGCACTAGTACTATGAGTAGACAAGTCTTTGATTTGAATACTGGTCCAGGGAGTGCAGATACAGAAGGAAAAGATGAGAAACTGCTTTCTGCATCAAGACAATTTTTAGTTGCTACTTCTCAGTCATTCATGGAGGATCAGGTCAGAAAGAATGGTCTTCCTACTGTAGGTTCAAAGAGAAAAGAGCCTGAAGAGAGTTGGGGTGCAGAAAGTGCTGCCGAGAGGTCTGCTAAGCAAGTCTTGTGGAAGtaaggagatgatcgaagaaacAATTTCATCTGTAGCTCGACTCTGGTGAACTACCAAtccattttctttatttatttatgttttcgAAATGGTTGGATGGTTAAAATACAAATTATGCTCTATCATGCAGGCACAATCGTATGTGGAATTTCTTTCTTGTATTACTTATTCACTAGGTTATACATACAAACAAAAGCTCACACTCTAGTGTTTGCGTCAAGCATGACATTGGATCTTTTGGAGGTGATTTCATCCCTTTCCATAGTTCTTGTTATTGTTGAGACGCTATTCACTCGTTGACATTTTTCATGTCATCAGGCTTTTCTTAGCATTCTAAGAGATTTCAGGCAAGTTTGCTGTTTTTTCTGATGGAAAGAAAATAATTCAAGACTTAAATAGAATGTTTCGTGTAGAAGTTAATATATTCTATAAactttacattttcaaaaatacaTTTGCCATATCATGTGCTAATACCCCTTTACTTATTGGATCTATCAGGGGCATGTCGTCCTCTTTTACCTTTTTGAGTCCTGCATTGTCTTCTAAGATTGCCAGTTAAACCTGCAATACATGGATAAAGTTTAATCGCAAATCTTTAGTGCATGTTCTGTGTCAGATCGATGCTTGCTTGCAGTAATTATGCATGACTGTTCCTGATTCTTAACTATGTAACATGGATCAACTTTGAAACCCATTGCTTGGTGCTTGAATATTGCAATATTTTATCTGCTTTCTTATTTATTTCACCATGCACATCTTGAGCTTCTTTTGCTCTTGCAGTGGTATATGTACTATAAATACTATGAAGATTCTGACCTTATGCAGATATTTAAAATGTTTGCCTATGTTCTTTGGCATAGAGATGTCGTTACTGATACCATACCTCTTCATGGTAACTTGACACTATAGCTCAGTTGTACTAAGTAATCTATGAGACATCTTTGGAAACTACTATTTGTTTTTTGTAGGTACTGTACTTTTATTGAGAGTGTAAAATTAGTGTAACAATTTTTTTAGCTTGAAAGATCAAAACTTCTTTTGCTTTTGGTGGATCTGTCACTATTGCAACCTTAACTCTAATCTGGTTGCTTCAACTATGTCGATTAAACTTCTTTGGTTATTACTTAATCCTAACATCCATTTGTAGTTGGGTTGGAAATCCCTTTAACATCTATTTTACTGAATGGGCACATGAATATGAAAGCCACTGCTGGATGATCAGAAAAGGAAGTGCAATGTTCGATTCTGACTGAGCTCCAAGGGCTAGGAAGAGGTTTGGAGCTTCTGAGAAGGGGGATCATTTCTCAATTACAATGACTCATGTAGACTCTCCTTTCGACCAAACAACAACTATGATGACAAACAAAAGTAAAGGCAGTGGGACAAAGAATTCTATAGTTGTGTTTCTTATTGTCTCATCTTAAAAGCTAATGCACGACTATCTCGTGCGATATTTTGCTTCTCTTTCTCTTTACTGCATTAGTTTGCATTCAGGAGGTAGGTGATGAGGAAACCTGGCCACGTCTTTGCAGTAATCGTAGTACAAGTAACTCCTCTTCACCTTCTCATAAGCTTCCTTCTCATCAGAACTCAGCTCTCTGTACCTCTCCACATTCCACCACAGCTCGCCAGATGAGCAATCCAAACCGCCATCCGAATCGCAACCCTCCACATCAAATCCTTGGAACTGAGCCAGAAATGGAGCATAGTCCCAGTTAATTTTCTCTTTGCCTCCACCTGTTGCCCAATCCTCACCATTCCAAATGCTAGCCTCTATTCTCATTGGCTGAGTCAGATACTCAACTCCCGCAAAAGACAGGTTTTGAAAAACTCGAACAGGGACATCATCGACATAAAACCTGAAAAAAAAGGGAATTTAACAATCGGTAGGATCCCTCTGTTTTCTATTCGAATCGAGAATGCTTACACAGTTTGGTAGGAGTTCCAAAGTATTTGGTAGTGATGGAAATTGGCAGTGGGGTCAAACCACAAGAAGAGCCTTTGCTCCCTTTCTCCATGGCTGTTAATGAAGACATTAGTTTGGAGAGTGACAGGCTTCCCTTCTCTGTTGCCCAAGAACTCGAAGTCCAGCTCGGTATGGTCACTTGTGTGAGACGATAACTAGGCAAATTTTTTGGAAGCTCAGAAAGGGAGAACAAATGGATATGAACAAGAGTTTCTCACATAAAATGCAGTGACAATTCCAGCAGAGTCTTTGTTTGGCAGCTTCATCATCAGATCGAAGAACCCCGAGCTGTAGTTCAACTTGGAACCGAATCCAGAACCTGTTGAGAAAAATATCGATCATGGATAAACTTTATCGGTCATGGATAAAAGTATAGAACTACCAGAGGATTTATCCATAGAAAGTTGAATCTGTCTTCCTTGATCCTGGAAGGAGACATGGCTTCTGCCCCATGTAATGGCATAGTTCTCTTCTAAGCTAGTGAAGTTTTGATCATTGCATCTCGCAATTGCAAATTCTAACCCACCAAGCCAAACCATTACGAGAGTCATAACGCTCAGTAAACAGTAGTTGGAAAACATGATCTTGCATGCGGATTAAGCCTCTGCAACACAACTATGTAGGCGTAAACCAAGCTAGAGACTCACACAACTTGCATGTTTCATCTACCAATGAGTTATCGGATAGTAGTTAGCCCATACACTTTGAGATGACTAACAACGCGAGCAAGATTTCTTCAATGCTTATGCTCAATAGGTTCAAGAGGTGACGAGTTACCACCTAAAGTCTCTTTCCGTATGGTCCATGGCCTCCTTTATAGGCTTCGAAATCGTGCTTGAAGCCTGCTTTCGTAAGTTGCTGACTAATGAGAATTAGGGTGTCGGTGTAAAAACAAGCATTGGATTTCATTCAAGCTAGAGACTCACTCTAATGAAGGATGTCTTGCCTGGGACAATCCTCCTATGCATCTAGTCACGCACACAACTAGCATGTTTCATCCATCAATGAGTTATCGGATAGTAGTTAGATCATGCACTTTGAGATGACTAACAACACGAGCAAGATTTCTTCAATGCTTATGAATTTCTACAAATCTAGGGGTTCAAGTGGTGATGAGGACAAATTATTACCTAAAGTCTCTCTTCGTATGGTGCATAGCCTCCTTTTGAAATCGTGCTCGAAGTCTGCTTTTGTAAGTTGTTGACTAATGAAAATCTGGTGAAAAAAATTAAGCATTGGATTTCATTTTTCTCAATCCCTTAACAATGAGAAAGGAGCAAGGAGCCTACCTATCTACCAAACTTTGTTTAATGATACGATTGTTTATAGTCTAAAACATGCTTAAGCATACAAAGTTGATACAGGATTAATTCAATGACCCTTTAAATTTCAAATGGTTAtaactaggggtgtaaatgaaccaagctgctCATGAGCTGTTCGAAGCTGGATTCAATAAAAggtcgtttgagctcgtttaatgaggctcgttaaaataaacaaactaagctcaagcttcgcagtactcggctcgttagctcgtgagcacgttcgttaagctcatgaatcaacttttaaataaaaaaataatagttttgatattgaatttataaattttatactctacttatgaaaaatatagataaatatattaaatttatttattagaataaaattataaattttagtaagaatattatatttttctctaaatgtataatttagtttttaattaatatttaaatttataatttatatttattaaactcgtttaggctagataaaagttcaaataagctcgtgagttatgaatatattcgttaaataaaattcgagctcagctcgattatAAACAACCCAAGCTCAAACATTTAAGAGTTTTGTTTGATTACACCCctagtcataacttttgatttggaggtcaaaatTAGACTCTGTCAACGGATATGTGTATAGAATTTGAAAATCTACATTTGTTATAGGGTACCCGTGTTCATCAATTTTCAGATTCAAATTCAACCGTTTAGTTCCTCATTGAGCTTCCAAagatttattactattttttagtaatttttatttttatggtatttaggATATTATTAATATTCTTGGTAATTATGGGTCATAGTTAGTGTATAACATCATTCTGTTATAGTAATTTTAATGTCTGTCAAGAGATTTCCTTTTCTAGaaagatttcttttctttctctacgGCATTGGAATTGAAATtatatattatgatttttttttcctttatttatcTTAGGATCTAGAGTATATATAAACACCTGTCTAGTTATATGAACATCATCCCCAATTATTAATAAAGCTTTCTTTTTTTAGACAAATAGcatgttctcttttgttttcttcaaATTCTCTTCTTATCTACTACTCAATTTTTTTCTCCTTGTCAGCTTGCAGAATAATCTCTATCATATCCGGTGTCAAAAACTCATGGGGAAATCTAATCATCCTATTTGAAAGCATTAACCATTTTACGGCATAAACGTTTGAAGCAGAAGCACAAGAAGAGgacgaagaagaagaatggaTTAACTGCAACAAATTGAGTGAATAACAAATGAATTAAACTATGGGGCTGTAATTGAAAAATGATTCCTCCATCAAACTTCGCAATGACTCAATGACTTCTGTACAGTCTTTGGTTAGGTAGAGGTAGAACATAGCGATGATACTCCGGTTGGATCGACAAATGAATCGGTAGAACTAGAACATGGTGTTGGCAGATTGGAGGAGGTAGTGATGCGCAAAGGCGGCATGCATTGCTGCTCCAATTGGCATCACATCTTCATCCATGGTGAAGTAAGGGTTGTGTGGAGGATGAACTGACCCTATCCCCTCATTTTTAGTCCCAAGTAGGAGCAATGTCCCTGGCACCTTCTCCAAATAATAAGCGAAATCCTCGCTACCCATAACTCGCTGAGCGATCTCTGTGTTTTCGTCGCCCACGACTTCCTTCGCCACCTGCTGGACATATTCATGGATCCTCGGGTCATTCACGGTGGGAGGGATCTGCAGCAGTTGCTCTGATTCTAAGAACTCAATGGTCGCGATGCACCGGTACACCATTGCCTGTGCCTGGATCACCTCTTGTATTCTGTTGGTGATTTCATGGAAGGCGGCTTTGCTGAAGACCCTAAAAGTGCCCGATATCGAGACTGAATTCGGGGCGTCGGTGTAGGAATTGCCTCCATCTACTTTAGTCACTGACACAACCTGCAATATTGATCGAAAAACCTGAGTCTCCTGAATCGGATTCATATCGAAATTCAGTTGGGGGAATGAACTAAAATACCTGAGGATCGAAAGGATTGGCTTCTCTTGAAACAAGATTCTGTAGACTGATCACAGCTGATGAAGCAGCCAAGATGGTGTTGATCATTGCTTGTCGAGGTCCGGCATGGCTTATGACAGCCCTAAAATTGCCGCAGCCGGCCAGGAACTCGCCT
The genomic region above belongs to Zingiber officinale cultivar Zhangliang chromosome 11A, Zo_v1.1, whole genome shotgun sequence and contains:
- the LOC122031312 gene encoding uncharacterized protein LOC122031312; the encoded protein is MVRACGGIEGNQIGEDARLCMGGKVRGKCGGSFESVSSHGDIEEASRLDRLHRRSLSASETHLDSFLKDGRKIHVGECALFQARNAPPFIGIIRRLMKCTEDSPKLCVNWLYRPTDLKLAKGILLDAAPNEVFYSFHKDVIPAASLLHLCKVAFLPKSVELPLGIPAFVCRRVYDITNKRLWWLTDQDYTNERQEEVDQLLNKTHLEMHTAVQSDGHSPKSLNNTTINQQLKSGSDNVQSSGTPTQSKGKKRLRNDQDMEPIKGDKGIEPMKFNQGIESIKRQHSSKLSDGGSVVTIKSENIKAEINKMADKGALVCTEGVENLVSLMQLDKKEKKIDLAARIMLTDVIAATEKSDFLHKFVQLKGVPVLDDWLREVHKGKNDNGSSPHESENLVEDVLLSLLRALEKLPINLNTLQTCNIGKSVNNLRSYKNLEIQKKARGLVDTWKKRVDAEMSKVNDGRSVGFGQPVSLSGKVGHSDVSQTQHKHTESTDGAAKLLNTRSSVSKLLTSKSGTLDSTKSIVPASVIVSSKDPQCKTVASSEGSVLPPVAVKEEKISVSNQSRSNNQSCFSDQSKLMSLQKEETRRSATEAMNTSKIGSNTNRNQRSSNGLPVTDIPGDWKEAHSGRSELVNKVVTADNELETGQTCQKPLNAPIGHGNISRLIVRLPNPGQRPGKSGSGVPVDDPLVMGSNQLPSGMSDKLDLNDGRMKQKSDLPLNHITTYENAVSCQGNEAEEGLVGNGEVSSPMGSDEEHRRNVEVTVNVADPATTAYLTSGSENGACSTEPRTINSYSSMHALVESCAKYSEAITPLVAGDDAGMNLLATVATGEISQFNIMTQIDSNGTPPAVEERCSRNDEFRLSCHDDMGQRNLQYHECVNANSEKQGKKVGNTFGIDLLQTEDAKLTSSSASDSQLQNNKLNGHQATQNAITCMSSLDNYNSMNVEEKPAVERINNAAYIPAEVEQGNRVGTASIEDEQTTDVQVSDTCTYTEPKFMSPLKDENTSLHDDYKKTEDNNGCTSDAKVDGKCDIDATNSDTKVEVPLVQEDMSSQIVEKVLSASISTESLQKAPSPDAVAENTDSIVSFPDGNIPSPMAINESKILCSDPTRINPMELSHEAKEDNSIPPHSTDESVVSAAISLDTAEIVRDLKEVNEDGPVGTANHEVTSTSKIKETENSVKSSRTSGFDAEAGEGGIASSVNCSSSSVTEHVVATRFELDLNEVIPAVEGNQDQHDISSTICSSANHLPSLSPFSSPISTDLPASFTVSLPAKGPFIPHEILLKTKGELGWKGSAATSAFRQAESKKISEVPDIIPSNGVGKKSHSLLNIDLNIPDEEVLQAPSQSSIQMMMTTTDYYSPSRTAAEADLDLNRVDETLENDHRLASTSGRLEMLLLPMQPASGGLPAGKANFLRNFDLNDRPDIDELSTEAVTRNQQDSRTVPNLSHVTCRRTNSKSGYTLPWCVPHSYPVVAVPSLLLDRGDKSNPVVATAEPLMIPGSLNGVNLCSNIYRSTSFSPSPATLVTPATSFPYANSSFPPSTFTLTPGSFSGGSTSYVDTSYGGGSCFPAYSSLFVAPSSAVSSNYPNPYMTSFPEGGTSTMSRQVFDLNTGPGSADTEGKDEKLLSASRQFLVATSQSFMEDQVRKNGLPTVGSKRKEPEESWGAESAAERSAKQVLWK
- the LOC122031313 gene encoding xyloglucan endotransglucosylase/hydrolase protein 2-like; translation: MVWLGGLEFAIARCNDQNFTSLEENYAITWGRSHVSFQDQGRQIQLSMDKSSGSGFGSKLNYSSGFFDLMMKLPNKDSAGIVTAFYLSSHTSDHTELDFEFLGNREGKPVTLQTNVFINSHGEREQRLFLWFDPTANFHHYQILWNSYQTVFYVDDVPVRVFQNLSFAGVEYLTQPMRIEASIWNGEDWATGGGKEKINWDYAPFLAQFQGFDVEGCDSDGGLDCSSGELWWNVERYRELSSDEKEAYEKVKRSYLYYDYCKDVARFPHHLPPECKLMQ